A stretch of Desulfurivibrio alkaliphilus AHT 2 DNA encodes these proteins:
- a CDS encoding DNA methyltransferase codes for MQPLDKTLRNLLERSVQEAREIAENAARAALEQLGVAEPTPPPHLSKLERALRLRLRAHGRQLGDVLNGGKRNTMERLIEEVAYEHWHRMLFARFLAENDLLLYDGVAVSLAECAELAGDEGLRNEWELAARLATAMLPQIFRLDSPVFQLILPPEHQQRLERLITELPREVFTAADSLGWVYQFWQSKRKEEVNAAEVKIGARELPAVTQLFTEPYMVSFLLDNALGAWWATRRLSPAELAGAADEEELRARAAIPGLPLEYLRFIKMPAAPAAEGRDEGEAWTPAAGTFAGWPQELSQFKILDPCCGSGHFLVAAFLMLVPLRMALENLSSRQAVAAVLRDNIHGLELDRRCVELAAFALALTAWRYPDLPAPSAQDSPAAPSFSADGAGGAAPLGYRPLPELHLACSGLAIGLAREEWKQLNLSKPNLRLALEWLHDTFQEAPVLGSLLDPAKTEAARIAPWDELSAALDRALNQEQSAEQQEVAVVAQGLTKAAALLTGKYHWLLTNVPYLARGKQDERLRDFCQRHYPAAKNDLATVFLERCLELCVHEKAAPPAPGRESSGLAGGAGRQGVVSVVLPQNWLFLTSYRKLREKLLQNETWHLIARLGPQAFQTPMWDFNVQLLTLSRGAIQGGGPGPLWAAANPAANPPPPHLIAGLDVSAPRTAAAKAAALLTTELKQVEQARQLDNPDAVISFSEINSLSLLGKHARSLAGVDSGDSQRFMFRHWEHPRLLDGWIYQLNSVNVTIEYGGRENILFFENGQGSLSKCPGGSIRNVKFWGKPGVTVSTMGNNAASLSLGESWCRNCACLVPEKVEHHLALWSYCSSEKFFTAVREINQKLRVAEAIFEVVPFDLDHWTKVAAEQYPHGLPQPYSDDPSQWIFHGHPCGSVVWDETAKQTAPGPLRHDATVLQVAVARLLGYRWPAELDGEMELAAEQREWVQRSALLLPHADEDGIVCIPPVRGEAAASDRLLNLLAAAYGEAWGGATLARLLNNADHAGKTLETWLREKFFSQHCKLFHHRPFIWQIWDGLPDGFSALVNYHRLDYKKLETLTYTYLGDWLDRCRRDLAEGVDGAGEKIAAAESLRQRLELILAGEAPHDIFIRWKPLEQQPIGWHPDLNDGVRLNIRPFLTVPDIAKKGAGILRDKPNIKWNKDRGKDVESAPWYHLGPQYGGQPGGRINDHHLTLAEKRLALEKEHAG; via the coding sequence ATGCAGCCACTGGATAAAACATTAAGAAACCTCCTGGAACGCAGCGTCCAGGAGGCCCGGGAGATTGCCGAGAATGCCGCCCGGGCCGCTTTGGAGCAGCTCGGGGTGGCGGAACCCACCCCGCCGCCGCACCTGAGTAAGCTGGAGCGTGCGTTGCGGCTCAGGCTGCGGGCCCACGGCCGCCAGTTGGGTGATGTACTCAACGGCGGCAAGCGCAACACCATGGAGCGGCTTATTGAAGAAGTGGCCTATGAACACTGGCACCGGATGCTCTTTGCCCGCTTTCTGGCCGAAAACGACCTGCTGCTCTATGATGGGGTCGCCGTCAGCCTGGCAGAGTGCGCCGAGCTGGCCGGAGACGAGGGGTTGCGCAATGAATGGGAACTGGCCGCTCGCCTGGCCACCGCCATGCTGCCCCAGATCTTCCGGCTCGACTCACCGGTGTTCCAACTGATTCTGCCGCCGGAACATCAACAACGCCTGGAGCGGCTGATAACCGAGCTGCCTCGGGAAGTGTTTACCGCCGCCGACTCCTTGGGCTGGGTTTACCAGTTCTGGCAATCCAAGCGTAAGGAGGAAGTCAACGCCGCCGAGGTCAAAATCGGCGCCCGGGAACTGCCCGCCGTCACCCAGCTCTTCACCGAGCCCTACATGGTCTCCTTCCTGTTGGACAACGCCCTGGGGGCCTGGTGGGCGACCCGCCGCCTGAGCCCGGCTGAGCTTGCCGGCGCCGCCGACGAAGAGGAGCTGCGAGCCAGGGCCGCCATCCCCGGCCTGCCCCTGGAGTATCTGCGTTTCATCAAGATGCCCGCTGCCCCGGCGGCAGAGGGCCGGGATGAGGGGGAAGCCTGGACCCCCGCCGCCGGCACCTTTGCCGGCTGGCCCCAAGAGCTGAGCCAATTCAAAATCCTCGACCCCTGCTGCGGTTCCGGCCATTTTCTGGTGGCCGCCTTCCTGATGCTGGTCCCCCTGCGCATGGCCCTGGAAAACTTAAGCTCCCGCCAGGCGGTGGCGGCCGTACTGCGGGACAATATCCACGGCCTGGAATTGGACCGCCGCTGCGTCGAACTGGCCGCCTTCGCCCTGGCCCTCACCGCCTGGCGCTACCCCGATCTCCCCGCCCCCTCCGCGCAAGATTCCCCGGCTGCCCCCTCGTTTTCAGCCGACGGAGCCGGGGGTGCGGCCCCCCTGGGCTACCGCCCCCTGCCGGAGCTGCACCTGGCCTGTTCGGGCCTGGCCATCGGCTTGGCCCGGGAGGAGTGGAAACAACTGAATCTAAGCAAACCCAACCTGCGCCTGGCCCTGGAGTGGCTCCACGACACCTTCCAGGAGGCCCCGGTGCTGGGCAGCCTGCTGGACCCGGCCAAAACCGAGGCCGCCCGGATCGCCCCCTGGGACGAACTGAGCGCCGCCCTGGACCGGGCCCTGAACCAGGAGCAGAGCGCCGAACAGCAGGAAGTGGCGGTGGTGGCCCAGGGCCTGACCAAGGCCGCCGCCCTGCTGACCGGCAAGTATCACTGGCTGCTCACCAACGTGCCCTATCTGGCCCGAGGCAAACAGGATGAACGCCTGCGCGACTTCTGCCAGCGCCACTACCCCGCGGCCAAGAACGACCTGGCCACGGTTTTTCTGGAGCGCTGCCTGGAACTGTGCGTCCACGAAAAAGCCGCCCCGCCCGCACCAGGGCGGGAAAGTTCGGGGCTGGCCGGCGGGGCGGGGCGCCAGGGCGTGGTTTCCGTGGTCCTGCCCCAGAACTGGCTCTTTCTGACCAGCTACCGGAAGCTCCGGGAAAAGCTGCTGCAAAACGAGACCTGGCACCTGATTGCCCGCTTGGGGCCGCAGGCTTTTCAAACGCCGATGTGGGACTTCAATGTCCAACTCCTCACCCTGAGCCGGGGAGCCATCCAAGGCGGCGGGCCGGGACCGCTGTGGGCCGCCGCCAACCCGGCGGCCAACCCGCCCCCCCCGCACCTGATCGCCGGCCTCGATGTCTCCGCCCCCCGCACCGCTGCCGCCAAGGCCGCCGCCCTGCTCACCACCGAACTCAAACAGGTGGAACAGGCCCGGCAGTTGGATAACCCGGATGCCGTGATAAGTTTTTCGGAAATAAATTCTCTGAGTTTATTAGGGAAGCATGCAAGAAGTTTAGCTGGTGTTGACAGTGGAGATTCTCAGCGATTCATGTTCAGGCATTGGGAACACCCCAGACTCTTGGACGGATGGATTTATCAGCTAAATAGCGTAAATGTAACAATCGAATATGGTGGTCGTGAAAATATTCTTTTTTTTGAAAATGGACAGGGTTCACTATCAAAATGCCCTGGAGGTAGTATTCGAAATGTTAAATTTTGGGGAAAGCCTGGCGTAACAGTATCCACAATGGGCAACAACGCAGCTTCATTAAGTCTGGGTGAAAGCTGGTGCAGAAATTGCGCGTGTTTAGTTCCAGAGAAAGTCGAACATCATCTTGCTCTTTGGTCGTATTGTTCATCTGAAAAATTTTTCACAGCAGTTCGGGAAATTAATCAGAAATTGAGGGTTGCAGAAGCGATATTTGAAGTAGTCCCCTTCGACCTCGACCACTGGACCAAGGTCGCCGCCGAACAATACCCTCACGGCCTGCCCCAACCCTATTCCGACGACCCCAGCCAATGGATCTTCCACGGCCACCCCTGCGGCTCGGTGGTCTGGGATGAAACCGCCAAACAAACCGCCCCCGGCCCCCTGCGCCACGATGCCACCGTCCTCCAGGTCGCCGTCGCCCGCCTCCTGGGCTACCGCTGGCCCGCCGAACTGGATGGCGAAATGGAGCTGGCCGCCGAGCAGCGGGAGTGGGTCCAGCGCAGCGCCCTCCTGCTGCCCCACGCCGACGAGGACGGCATTGTCTGCATCCCCCCGGTCCGGGGCGAGGCCGCAGCCTCCGACCGCCTGCTCAACCTGCTGGCCGCCGCCTACGGTGAGGCCTGGGGGGGCGCCACCCTGGCCCGTCTGCTCAACAACGCCGATCATGCCGGCAAGACCCTGGAAACTTGGCTGCGGGAAAAATTTTTCAGCCAGCACTGCAAGCTCTTCCACCACCGCCCCTTCATCTGGCAGATCTGGGACGGCCTGCCCGACGGCTTCTCGGCCCTGGTCAACTACCATCGCCTTGACTACAAAAAACTCGAAACCCTGACCTACACCTACCTGGGCGACTGGCTCGACCGCTGCCGCCGGGACCTGGCCGAAGGGGTGGACGGGGCCGGCGAAAAAATCGCCGCCGCCGAGAGCCTGCGGCAAAGGCTGGAGCTGATCCTGGCGGGCGAAGCCCCCCACGACATCTTCATCCGCTGGAAGCCCCTGGAACAGCAACCCATCGGCTGGCACCCCGACCTCAACGACGGGGTCCGCCTCAACATCCGCCCCTTCCTCACCGTCCCCGACATCGCCAAAAAGGGCGCCGGCATCCTCCGCGACAAACCCAACATCAAGTGGAACAAAGACCGGGGCAAAGATGTAGAATCAGCCCCCTGGTATCACCTCGGCCCCCAATACGGCGGCCAACCAGGCGGCCGCATCAACGACCACCACCTGACCCTGGCCGAGAAACGTCTGGCCCTAGAAAAGGAGCATGCAGGATGA
- a CDS encoding ATP-binding protein, translated as MKTPQQIEQLLPELDQRVADELEDQDLDFKQWDGKSMDKAVQLLIRMAVCMANGGGGTVVFGVADTVKGRSQAVLGVPLEVDVNRLKKAVYDQTDPKIMPVFEELRVPEGTGRLLIMQIHPGMPPYTDTSGRGTVRIGKECRPLTGTLRRKIAVETGETDFTAETVPGATRDLLSPSALEKLRNQARKERAPDDLLRLSDHELLAALELLKHGALTRAGLLLAGKEEALQNLMQGYVWTWLRMESDTHYSNRVDSRSALPIALERLEELINADNPITTLEHGLFHFEYRVYPEIALREALLNALCHADYRLSGPIMVKQFPDRLEISNNGGFIAGITPENILHHQPAARNPLLVEALARLRLVNRSNLGVSRMFEALLIEGKEPPTIREIGESVTVTFLHRNLSGSFRLFVAEESQAGRLLGVDRLLILQYLLKHFEMDTATAARICQRSEEQARGVLADMEHLHYLERGGSGKGTYWTLSPELHSRLQESGTLEHSRRINWDAAKTRVLSILMDRAQRGDAGLSNREIRQITHYSRYQVIRLMKELMRENSAIQPPGRGKHAVYIYKHANRMD; from the coding sequence ATGAAAACTCCTCAGCAAATAGAACAGCTCCTGCCGGAACTGGACCAGCGCGTTGCCGATGAGCTTGAGGACCAGGACCTGGACTTCAAGCAGTGGGACGGCAAAAGCATGGACAAAGCAGTGCAATTGCTGATCCGCATGGCCGTATGCATGGCCAATGGCGGGGGCGGGACGGTGGTTTTCGGAGTGGCCGACACGGTCAAAGGCCGCAGCCAGGCCGTGCTTGGCGTCCCGCTTGAGGTTGATGTCAACCGGCTCAAGAAAGCGGTCTATGACCAGACCGACCCCAAAATCATGCCGGTGTTTGAGGAGCTGCGGGTTCCCGAAGGCACGGGTCGCCTGCTGATTATGCAGATTCACCCCGGCATGCCGCCCTATACCGATACCTCGGGGCGCGGAACCGTGCGTATCGGCAAGGAGTGCCGACCGCTTACCGGAACCTTGCGCCGCAAGATTGCGGTGGAAACCGGGGAGACCGATTTCACCGCTGAAACCGTACCGGGGGCCACCCGGGATCTGCTTTCCCCGTCCGCCCTGGAAAAGCTGCGCAACCAAGCCCGTAAGGAAAGAGCCCCGGACGATCTGCTCCGTCTGTCTGACCACGAATTACTGGCGGCCCTGGAACTGCTCAAGCATGGGGCTTTGACCAGGGCCGGCCTGCTGTTGGCCGGCAAGGAAGAGGCCCTGCAAAACCTGATGCAGGGCTATGTCTGGACCTGGTTGCGCATGGAATCAGACACCCACTACAGCAACCGGGTCGATAGCCGCTCAGCTCTGCCCATCGCCCTGGAACGGCTGGAGGAACTGATCAATGCCGACAACCCCATCACCACCCTGGAGCACGGTCTTTTTCATTTCGAGTACCGGGTTTACCCCGAGATCGCCCTGCGGGAAGCCCTGCTGAACGCCCTGTGCCATGCCGACTACCGGCTGTCCGGCCCCATCATGGTCAAGCAGTTCCCGGATCGTCTTGAAATCAGCAACAATGGCGGTTTTATCGCCGGTATTACCCCGGAAAACATCCTCCATCATCAGCCTGCGGCCCGCAACCCGCTGCTGGTTGAAGCCCTGGCCCGCCTGCGGCTGGTCAATCGAAGTAATTTGGGGGTAAGCCGGATGTTCGAGGCTCTGCTGATCGAAGGAAAAGAGCCGCCAACCATCCGGGAAATCGGGGAGTCGGTGACGGTGACCTTTCTGCACCGCAATCTCTCCGGCTCTTTCCGACTGTTTGTTGCCGAGGAAAGCCAGGCCGGCCGCCTGCTAGGTGTTGACCGGCTCCTGATCCTTCAGTATCTCCTGAAGCATTTCGAGATGGATACTGCCACCGCCGCCAGAATCTGCCAGCGGTCGGAAGAGCAGGCGCGCGGCGTGCTGGCCGATATGGAGCACCTTCATTACCTGGAGCGGGGCGGAAGCGGCAAAGGCACTTACTGGACTTTATCCCCCGAGCTGCACAGTCGCCTGCAGGAGAGCGGTACCTTGGAGCACAGCCGCCGGATTAACTGGGATGCGGCCAAAACCAGAGTCCTCAGCATTCTTATGGACCGGGCCCAGCGCGGGGATGCGGGATTATCCAATAGAGAAATCCGCCAGATTACCCATTATAGCCGCTATCAGGTGATTCGCCTCATGAAGGAATTGATGCGGGAAAACAGTGCCATTCAGCCGCCTGGCCGAGGCAAGCATGCGGTCTATATTTACAAACACGCCAACCGAATGGATTGA
- the brxC gene encoding BREX system P-loop protein BrxC, which yields MKNRDIYQQDPTTRKLVNEGVAMVNDEQTSQALEVLRYELETFVCDGQYEKGLSHILETYLKNIDQAQQPAVWVSGFYGSGKSHLVKMLRALWVDTVFADGATARGIANLPQHIRDQLKELSTQAKRHGGLRAASGTLGAGASGSVRLALLRVVFRSVGLPEQYPVARFVMWLQHEGVHQQVRDLVEQHGLDWEEELDNFYVAEGLHQALAQAKPQLFTTPAACVETLNNLYPFVQDVGSSEMIKAIRQALTLGDKFPLTLIVLDEVQQFIGEDPDRSLAVQEMVESITKEIGGKLLFIGTGQTAVTGTSNLARLQGRFTIRVELSDTDVDAVIRQVVLAKKPAAKAPIEEIMTANLGEISRHLAGTSIAHRQSDLPFFPQDYPILPVRRRFWENTLRVLDQTGTDSQLRNQLSMVHKVIQTNLERPLGHMVPADYLYFESADKLLRTRILPREVYEQTVVWSRGNEDQQILARACGLVFLINKLAGSNKEIGIHATVDTVADLLLEDLAAGSGSLRRRLPALLDGCKLLMKIGNEYRIQTAESTAWNDEFLSQCSSLASEAHRIDAERNDRMRKKFGEMVRKLSLGQGTSRVGREIFPIFDAQLPNDADHRVYVWVRDGWSSDENSIRADARQAGNQSSTVFVFIPKRSADDLRRFLIDCKAAAATLEKKGVPGNPEGAEARAAMETTRQTAEGRISELLAEAFSGARVFQAGGSETLGNDLQEMITEAAANALQRLYHQFSLADHGGWGKVYDKAKSGAPDALKAVGDDGEPARNPVCKAILAFIAGGKKGADIRVHFGGPPYGWSRDAVDGGLHVLLIAGLVRAQDERGQAIDPRELDRNALGKVIFKVESTTVSTAQRIQIRKLLQQAGINARQGEELPQVQQFLQKMLDLAAEAGGDPPRPPQPDTTALHEIRLTAGNEQLLALYNRRDEFAQNFAAWTDLAARIAKRQPNWLTLKRLLEHAAGLPDAEVIMAQVQTIEHQRQLLAEPDPVAPLLAALTQLLRTELNRLDAEYVSRHRQGMERLRSDSNWQQLEPEQRHQLLATELLHDAARPKVQLQSTADILAALDNCSLAMFADRVAAMPARFDNVAAAAAELCEPEVQFVTIPRPTLKTEAEIDAWLVEVKQQLQKALPQGPIIIR from the coding sequence ATGAAAAACCGCGATATTTACCAGCAGGATCCAACCACCCGCAAGCTGGTCAACGAAGGGGTGGCCATGGTCAACGACGAGCAGACCAGCCAGGCCCTGGAGGTTCTCCGCTATGAACTGGAAACCTTCGTCTGCGACGGCCAGTATGAAAAGGGATTAAGCCACATCCTGGAAACCTACCTGAAAAATATTGATCAGGCCCAGCAGCCGGCGGTCTGGGTCAGCGGCTTTTATGGTTCCGGTAAATCCCATCTGGTCAAAATGTTGCGGGCTCTGTGGGTGGATACGGTTTTTGCCGATGGCGCCACTGCCCGCGGCATCGCCAATTTGCCCCAGCATATCAGAGACCAGCTCAAGGAATTAAGCACCCAGGCCAAACGCCATGGCGGGTTGCGGGCCGCTTCCGGTACCCTGGGCGCCGGCGCCAGCGGCAGCGTGCGCCTGGCGCTGCTCCGGGTAGTTTTCCGGTCCGTCGGCCTGCCCGAGCAATATCCAGTCGCCCGTTTTGTCATGTGGTTGCAACACGAAGGCGTCCACCAACAGGTGCGCGACCTGGTCGAGCAACACGGGCTGGACTGGGAAGAGGAACTGGATAATTTCTATGTCGCCGAAGGTCTGCACCAGGCCCTGGCCCAGGCCAAGCCCCAGCTTTTCACCACTCCCGCCGCCTGCGTTGAAACCCTGAACAATCTCTACCCGTTCGTGCAGGACGTGGGCAGCTCGGAAATGATCAAGGCCATCCGCCAGGCCCTGACCCTGGGCGACAAGTTTCCCCTGACCCTGATCGTGCTGGACGAAGTTCAGCAGTTCATCGGAGAGGACCCCGACCGGTCCCTGGCGGTGCAGGAGATGGTGGAGTCGATTACCAAGGAGATTGGCGGCAAGCTCCTCTTTATCGGCACCGGCCAGACCGCGGTTACCGGCACCTCCAACCTCGCTCGCCTCCAGGGGCGCTTCACCATCCGGGTGGAGCTTTCCGATACCGACGTCGACGCGGTGATCCGCCAGGTGGTCCTGGCCAAGAAGCCGGCCGCCAAGGCCCCCATCGAAGAGATCATGACGGCCAACCTGGGAGAGATTTCCCGCCATCTGGCCGGCACCTCCATCGCCCATCGCCAGTCAGACCTGCCTTTTTTTCCCCAGGATTATCCAATCCTGCCGGTTCGGCGACGGTTCTGGGAAAATACCCTGCGGGTTCTGGACCAGACCGGCACCGACAGCCAGCTTCGCAACCAGCTCAGCATGGTGCACAAGGTGATCCAAACCAACCTGGAGCGCCCCTTGGGTCATATGGTGCCGGCGGATTACCTTTATTTCGAGTCCGCCGACAAACTGTTGCGAACCCGGATTCTGCCCCGGGAAGTATATGAACAGACCGTAGTCTGGAGCCGGGGCAATGAGGACCAGCAAATCCTGGCCCGGGCCTGCGGCCTGGTCTTTCTGATCAACAAGCTGGCCGGCAGCAACAAAGAAATCGGTATTCACGCCACCGTCGATACCGTAGCGGATCTGTTGCTGGAAGACCTGGCCGCCGGCTCCGGCAGTTTGCGGCGCCGGTTGCCGGCCCTGCTGGATGGATGTAAGTTGCTGATGAAAATCGGCAACGAATACCGAATCCAGACCGCGGAAAGCACGGCCTGGAACGATGAATTTCTGAGCCAGTGCTCCAGCCTGGCCAGCGAAGCCCACCGGATTGATGCCGAACGAAACGACCGGATGCGCAAAAAGTTTGGCGAGATGGTGCGCAAGCTCTCCCTGGGCCAGGGCACCTCCAGGGTCGGCCGGGAGATTTTCCCGATTTTCGATGCCCAGTTGCCCAACGACGCCGACCATCGGGTCTATGTCTGGGTGCGTGACGGCTGGAGCAGCGACGAGAACTCGATCCGGGCTGATGCCCGTCAGGCGGGGAATCAGTCCTCCACGGTCTTCGTTTTCATCCCCAAGCGCTCCGCCGATGATCTGCGCCGTTTTCTCATCGACTGTAAAGCCGCCGCCGCCACCCTGGAGAAAAAGGGGGTGCCCGGCAACCCGGAAGGCGCCGAAGCCCGAGCAGCCATGGAAACTACCCGGCAAACGGCTGAAGGGCGAATTAGCGAGTTGCTGGCCGAGGCTTTCTCCGGTGCCCGGGTTTTCCAGGCGGGGGGCAGTGAAACCCTGGGTAATGACCTGCAGGAGATGATCACCGAAGCCGCTGCAAACGCCCTCCAGCGCCTTTACCATCAGTTCAGCCTGGCCGACCATGGTGGTTGGGGCAAAGTATATGACAAGGCCAAGTCCGGCGCCCCGGATGCCCTGAAGGCGGTGGGTGATGACGGGGAGCCGGCCCGGAATCCGGTTTGCAAGGCCATCCTGGCTTTCATTGCCGGCGGCAAGAAGGGCGCCGATATTCGCGTCCATTTCGGCGGCCCCCCTTACGGCTGGTCCCGTGATGCGGTGGATGGCGGCCTGCACGTGCTGCTGATCGCCGGGCTGGTGCGAGCCCAGGACGAACGCGGCCAGGCCATCGACCCGCGGGAGTTGGATCGCAATGCCCTCGGCAAGGTGATCTTCAAGGTGGAATCGACCACCGTCAGCACCGCCCAGCGGATTCAGATCCGCAAGCTCCTGCAGCAGGCCGGCATCAATGCCCGGCAGGGTGAGGAGTTGCCCCAGGTTCAACAATTTCTGCAAAAGATGCTGGACTTGGCCGCGGAAGCCGGCGGCGATCCGCCCCGACCGCCCCAGCCGGACACCACCGCCTTGCATGAAATCCGCCTGACCGCCGGCAACGAGCAGTTGCTGGCCCTTTACAACCGCCGCGACGAATTTGCCCAGAATTTTGCGGCCTGGACCGATCTGGCGGCCCGCATTGCCAAGCGCCAGCCCAACTGGCTCACCCTCAAGCGCCTGCTGGAGCATGCCGCCGGCCTGCCGGATGCCGAGGTCATCATGGCTCAGGTCCAGACCATCGAGCACCAACGCCAACTGCTGGCCGAACCAGACCCGGTGGCGCCGCTGCTGGCGGCTCTAACCCAACTGCTGCGCACTGAACTCAATCGTCTGGACGCGGAATACGTCAGTCGTCACCGGCAAGGCATGGAACGATTGCGCTCCGACAGCAACTGGCAGCAACTCGAACCCGAGCAGCGCCACCAACTGCTGGCCACCGAACTTCTCCACGATGCCGCCCGGCCCAAGGTCCAGTTGCAAAGCACGGCCGATATTCTGGCCGCCCTTGATAACTGCTCCCTGGCCATGTTTGCCGATCGGGTGGCAGCCATGCCGGCCCGCTTTGACAACGTCGCCGCCGCCGCGGCCGAACTGTGCGAGCCCGAGGTCCAGTTTGTCACCATCCCCCGCCCCACCCTGAAAACCGAAGCGGAAATCGACGCCTGGCTGGTGGAGGTAAAACAACAACTCCAGAAAGCCCTGCCCCAGGGGCCAATCATCATTCGCTGA
- a CDS encoding BREX protein BrxB domain-containing protein has product MSRVKRLVQSYRKYIAVPWRDDAAAPQRVIFCVYHETEELRLRAKIDEFEIATRQAGHEWAAFDLTDTFAAWLTSQRYAASYFQKPHLLATLLPKYRAYIGDQFRAFLAQNRADANTVVALAGVGSLFGLQKVKDVVEELAPLVPGRLLVFFPGSYENNNYRLLDGYDGWNYLAVPLTADKEW; this is encoded by the coding sequence GTGAGCAGGGTTAAACGTCTGGTTCAGTCATACCGCAAATACATCGCGGTTCCCTGGCGGGATGATGCCGCCGCCCCCCAGCGGGTTATTTTCTGCGTCTATCACGAGACCGAGGAACTCCGCTTACGGGCGAAAATTGATGAGTTTGAAATCGCCACCCGCCAGGCCGGCCACGAATGGGCCGCTTTTGATCTTACCGACACCTTTGCCGCCTGGCTGACCTCCCAGCGCTACGCTGCAAGCTATTTTCAAAAACCGCACCTGCTGGCCACTCTGTTGCCTAAATATAGGGCCTATATTGGCGATCAGTTTCGGGCCTTCCTGGCTCAGAACAGGGCTGATGCCAATACCGTGGTGGCTCTCGCCGGCGTGGGTTCGCTATTCGGGCTGCAAAAGGTCAAGGATGTTGTCGAGGAGCTGGCGCCTCTGGTCCCCGGCCGGCTACTGGTCTTTTTCCCCGGCAGCTACGAAAACAACAATTACCGACTGCTGGACGGGTATGACGGTTGGAACTATCTGGCCGTGCCCCTCACCGCCGACAAGGAATGGTAA
- a CDS encoding helix-turn-helix domain-containing protein, which yields MEDRWLSVDEIGTYLGVKRDTVYKWISEKAMPASKVGRLWKFKIADVDDWVRKGGAGRTRGGDNDPKKR from the coding sequence ATGGAAGACAGATGGCTGTCCGTGGATGAGATTGGTACCTATCTCGGCGTCAAGCGAGACACAGTTTATAAGTGGATCAGCGAAAAAGCCATGCCGGCCAGCAAAGTCGGACGCTTGTGGAAGTTCAAAATAGCTGACGTTGATGATTGGGTACGCAAGGGAGGTGCAGGTCGGACTCGTGGGGGAGACAATGACCCGAAAAAAAGATAA
- a CDS encoding IS256 family transposase — protein MTKSTPTALSQQGNNVADPLTDLLRDGARMLIAQAVEAELQAFMAQYSSRLEDGRRTVVRNGYLPGRTIQTGIGDVEVKVPKVRDRSGQGLKFNSSLLPPYLKRARSVDELLPWLYLRGISTGDYQEALAALLGEQAKGLSANTISRLKAKWLAEHTKWRQRDLNGKRYVYWWVDGIYSNVRMDDKLCLLVIIGVTDQGHKELIAVEDGYRESSDSWYELLAGLRARGLTTGPELAVGDGSLGFWNALGRVYPKTRHQRCWVHKTANVLNKMPKKLQLKAKADLHDIWMAETKEDASQAFDRMLARFEDKYPKAMECLAKDRDELLAFYDFPAEHWVHIRTTNPIESAFATVRLRSKRSRNCGSRDTTLTMVFKLLQSAEKRWKKIKGFRRLAEVVTGIQFKNGIKVSDQPMRMAA, from the coding sequence ATGACCAAGTCTACCCCAACCGCTCTTTCACAACAAGGAAACAATGTCGCCGACCCGCTTACCGACCTTTTGCGCGATGGTGCCAGGATGCTGATTGCCCAGGCCGTAGAAGCTGAATTACAGGCCTTCATGGCCCAATACTCCAGCCGCTTGGAAGATGGCCGCAGGACAGTGGTCCGAAACGGCTATCTTCCCGGTCGCACGATCCAGACCGGAATCGGCGATGTCGAGGTCAAAGTTCCCAAGGTGCGAGATCGTAGCGGCCAAGGCCTCAAGTTCAACAGCAGTTTGTTGCCGCCTTATCTGAAGCGGGCGCGCAGTGTCGATGAGTTGCTGCCCTGGCTTTACCTGCGAGGAATTTCCACCGGCGATTACCAGGAGGCCCTGGCCGCACTCCTCGGGGAACAGGCCAAGGGGTTGTCGGCCAACACCATCTCCCGCTTGAAAGCCAAATGGCTGGCCGAGCACACCAAATGGCGGCAACGTGACCTGAACGGAAAACGCTACGTTTACTGGTGGGTGGATGGCATCTACAGCAACGTCCGCATGGATGACAAGCTTTGCCTGCTGGTGATCATTGGAGTTACCGACCAGGGGCACAAGGAACTGATAGCGGTGGAGGATGGCTACCGGGAGTCAAGCGACAGCTGGTATGAACTTCTCGCCGGGCTGCGGGCTCGGGGCCTGACCACAGGCCCCGAGTTGGCGGTTGGCGATGGTTCCTTGGGGTTCTGGAACGCCTTGGGCAGGGTCTATCCGAAGACCCGCCACCAACGCTGCTGGGTTCACAAAACGGCCAACGTGCTGAACAAGATGCCCAAAAAGCTTCAGCTCAAGGCCAAGGCTGATTTGCATGATATCTGGATGGCTGAGACCAAGGAAGATGCCAGCCAGGCTTTTGATCGTATGCTGGCCCGTTTCGAAGACAAATACCCCAAGGCCATGGAGTGCCTGGCCAAGGACCGGGACGAGTTGCTGGCTTTTTACGATTTTCCAGCCGAACACTGGGTGCATATCAGGACCACCAACCCCATCGAGTCGGCCTTTGCCACTGTGCGCCTGCGCAGCAAGAGATCACGGAACTGCGGTTCCAGGGACACCACCCTGACCATGGTCTTTAAGCTGCTGCAAAGCGCTGAAAAAAGATGGAAAAAGATCAAGGGATTTCGCCGGCTGGCTGAGGTCGTCACCGGCATACAATTCAAAAACGGAATCAAGGTGTCAGATCAACCTATGCGGATGGCCGCCTGA